The Methylotenera sp. G11 genome includes a window with the following:
- a CDS encoding PhoH family protein, translated as MAKKSAAATKLFVLDTNVLMHDPSSLFRFEEHDIYLPMVTLEELDNNKKGVTEVARNARQASRSLEEIVGTDLTNLELGCPLALNGNKQATGRLFLQTTQLNMDLPGLAGSKADNQIISVVICLQKQYTNRQVVLVSKDINVRIKARAMGVLAEDYFNDKVLEDTDILYSGMKELPADFWEKHSKAMESWQESGRMFYRLSGPLCKTFLVNEFVYYEFEKPFHAIVRSAEGNTAVLEVVKDHLLPKHNIWGINARNREQNFALNLLMDPEIDFVTLLGQAGTGKTLLTLASALTQVLDKKLYSEIIMTRVTVPVGEDIGFLPGTEEEKMTPWMGALEDNLDVLNKSDEEAGDWGRAATQDLIRTRIKIKSLNFMRGRTFLNKFLIIDEAQNLTPKQMKTLITRAGPGTKVVCLGNIAQIDTPYLTEGSSGLTYVVDRFKGWGHNGHITLQRGERSRLADFAAEVL; from the coding sequence ATGGCTAAAAAATCCGCCGCGGCTACCAAACTGTTCGTACTTGATACCAATGTGTTAATGCATGATCCTTCATCACTGTTCCGTTTTGAAGAGCATGATATTTACCTGCCCATGGTAACGCTGGAAGAGCTTGATAATAATAAAAAAGGGGTTACGGAAGTTGCGCGCAATGCACGCCAGGCCAGCCGCAGCCTGGAAGAAATTGTAGGTACAGACCTGACGAATCTGGAGCTGGGCTGCCCGTTAGCCCTCAACGGTAACAAACAGGCCACCGGCAGGCTATTCCTGCAAACCACACAGCTCAATATGGATTTACCTGGCCTGGCCGGCAGCAAGGCTGACAACCAGATTATCAGCGTCGTCATATGCCTGCAGAAACAATATACCAATCGTCAGGTAGTGCTGGTCAGCAAAGACATCAATGTACGCATCAAAGCACGCGCGATGGGCGTGCTGGCTGAAGACTACTTTAACGACAAGGTACTCGAAGACACCGATATACTTTACAGTGGCATGAAAGAACTGCCGGCTGATTTCTGGGAAAAACACAGCAAAGCTATGGAGTCATGGCAGGAATCCGGCCGTATGTTCTATCGGCTTAGCGGCCCGCTCTGTAAAACATTCCTGGTCAATGAATTCGTTTACTATGAATTCGAGAAACCCTTTCACGCTATTGTACGCAGCGCAGAAGGCAACACCGCAGTGCTGGAAGTGGTGAAAGACCATCTCCTGCCTAAACATAATATTTGGGGTATCAATGCCCGCAACCGCGAGCAGAACTTCGCGCTGAACCTACTGATGGATCCGGAAATTGATTTTGTAACACTGCTGGGACAGGCCGGTACAGGCAAAACGCTGCTGACCTTGGCCTCGGCGCTTACCCAGGTTCTGGATAAAAAGCTTTACTCCGAAATCATCATGACACGCGTTACCGTGCCGGTCGGCGAAGACATCGGCTTTTTGCCGGGCACGGAAGAAGAAAAAATGACGCCGTGGATGGGCGCACTGGAAGATAATCTCGATGTACTGAATAAAAGTGATGAAGAAGCCGGGGATTGGGGCCGTGCTGCAACGCAGGACTTGATCCGCACACGAATCAAGATCAAGTCGCTCAACTTCATGCGCGGCCGTACGTTCCTGAATAAATTCCTGATCATTGATGAAGCGCAGAACCTGACGCCTAAACAGATGAAAACGCTGATTACCCGCGCCGGACCCGGCACCAAGGTAGTCTGCCTGGGCAATATCGCACAGATAGATACCCCTTACCTGACTGAAGGCAGTTCCGGCCTTACTTATGTCGTTGACCGCTTCAAAGGCTGGGGTCATAACGGGCATATTACCCTGCAACGCGGTGAACGTTCACGCCTGGCAGACTTCGCTGCAGAAGTGCTATAG
- the lplT gene encoding lysophospholipid transporter LplT, translating to MCKGFYTLLIAQFLSALADNALLFAAIALLAQMHAPDWHTPLLQQFFVISYIVLAPFVGSFADALPKGRVMFIANAIKFIGSLAMILGVPPLYAYGIVGIGAAAYSPAKYGILTELLPPEKLVSANGWMEGSTVIAIILGAILGGILASNDPQLAIMIITVLYLLASIFNIYIPKLPIDHKLPKKNPAFMLLDFWYSFKALWLDPRGQVSLAVTTLFWGAGATLRLVVIAWAASALNFGLEQATQLMALLAVGIAAGSVVAARFIKLEESTRVLPAGIIMGMLVVAMAFVQHWQLATVLLFIIGALAGYFVVPLNALLQHRGHELIGAGHSIAVQNFNEHIGILLMLGAYLLMVKADMPINLIVIAFGLFVSLCMTVIHRRYRYIKQ from the coding sequence ATGTGTAAAGGTTTTTACACGCTGCTGATCGCGCAGTTTTTATCTGCCCTGGCAGATAACGCTTTGCTATTCGCAGCGATTGCGTTACTTGCACAGATGCATGCGCCGGACTGGCACACCCCTTTGCTGCAACAGTTCTTTGTGATTTCATACATCGTACTGGCGCCTTTTGTGGGCTCGTTTGCCGATGCATTGCCCAAAGGACGCGTCATGTTCATTGCCAACGCCATCAAGTTTATCGGCAGCCTGGCCATGATTCTGGGCGTGCCGCCGCTCTACGCTTACGGCATAGTCGGCATAGGCGCTGCTGCCTACTCCCCTGCAAAATACGGCATTCTGACCGAGCTGCTGCCGCCGGAAAAACTGGTCAGCGCCAATGGCTGGATGGAAGGCTCCACAGTGATTGCCATTATCCTTGGCGCTATCCTGGGCGGCATACTGGCAAGCAATGACCCGCAACTGGCCATCATGATCATTACCGTGCTCTACCTGCTGGCATCCATTTTCAACATATACATTCCAAAACTGCCAATTGACCACAAGCTGCCTAAAAAGAATCCGGCCTTCATGCTGCTTGATTTCTGGTATTCGTTTAAAGCGCTGTGGCTCGATCCGCGCGGACAGGTCTCGCTTGCTGTCACAACGCTGTTCTGGGGTGCAGGCGCTACACTGCGCCTGGTGGTGATTGCATGGGCAGCCAGCGCACTTAATTTCGGCCTGGAACAGGCAACACAATTGATGGCGCTGCTCGCGGTCGGCATTGCAGCAGGCTCAGTGGTCGCGGCGCGTTTTATCAAACTGGAAGAATCGACCCGGGTACTGCCGGCAGGCATTATCATGGGCATGCTGGTAGTTGCCATGGCTTTTGTACAGCACTGGCAGCTAGCTACTGTCTTGCTGTTTATCATCGGCGCACTGGCCGGTTACTTTGTAGTACCGCTCAATGCATTACTGCAGCACCGCGGCCACGAGCTGATCGGTGCCGGACACTCGATTGCAGTGCAGAACTTCAATGAGCATATCGGGATCCTGCTCATGCTGGGCGCTTACCTGCTAATGGTAAAAGCCGACATGCCGATCAACCTGATAGTGATCGCGTTTGGCCTGTTTGTCAGCTTATGCATGACAGTCATCCACAGGCGCTACCGCTACATCAAACAGTAG
- a CDS encoding NAD(P)/FAD-dependent oxidoreductase — protein sequence MSSKQQKNLHHVVIVGGGAGGLELATKLGDTLGRRGKAIITLIDKSKTHVWKPLLHEIAAGSMNPERHELVYIAQAHWHHFNFRLGSMDKLDRAKQEVSIAPHYDEDGNEVLPRRTFHYDTLIMAVGSTTNDFGIKGAREFSIALDTQDQAEKFHRRLHNALLRAQTQSEPVQAGQLEVVIVGAGATGVELSAELHNTTRELAEYGLDKIDPDRDVRISLIEASDRVLPALPPKLSNSVDLELRKLRVHLYTGERVTEVTSKGVQTHSGRFIPSELVVWAAGIKAPDFLHEIDGLETNRINQLVVTRNLQTTLDENIFAFGDCAACPWVGHDGATVPPRAQAAHQQASMLFKTVKCRIAGRKDLPEFTYRDYGSLVNLGAYTTVGNLMGALSGGSLFIEGMIARTMYRSLYKMHLMALHGFWTTALQTVARIITRRTESHVKLH from the coding sequence GTGAGCAGTAAACAACAGAAAAACTTGCACCATGTAGTGATTGTAGGTGGCGGCGCAGGTGGCCTAGAGCTTGCAACAAAGCTTGGGGACACGCTGGGTAGGCGCGGTAAGGCAATCATTACCCTCATTGATAAATCAAAAACACACGTCTGGAAGCCTTTGCTGCATGAAATTGCGGCCGGCAGCATGAACCCTGAGCGGCATGAGCTGGTCTATATTGCCCAGGCACACTGGCATCATTTTAATTTCCGGCTGGGCAGCATGGATAAATTGGACCGGGCAAAGCAGGAGGTTTCAATCGCGCCGCATTATGATGAGGATGGCAATGAAGTGCTGCCAAGGCGCACCTTTCACTATGACACTTTAATAATGGCGGTAGGCAGCACCACCAATGATTTTGGTATCAAAGGTGCGCGTGAATTCTCGATAGCATTAGATACGCAAGACCAGGCGGAAAAATTCCACCGTCGCCTGCATAATGCCTTATTGCGTGCCCAGACACAGTCTGAGCCGGTGCAGGCCGGGCAGCTGGAAGTCGTCATTGTCGGCGCCGGTGCAACCGGCGTGGAGCTATCCGCTGAGCTGCATAATACAACACGCGAGCTTGCAGAATACGGGTTGGATAAAATCGATCCTGACCGCGATGTAAGAATTTCATTGATTGAAGCCAGTGACCGCGTGCTGCCGGCTCTGCCACCCAAGCTTTCGAATTCAGTTGATCTGGAACTCAGGAAGCTGCGGGTTCATCTGTACACCGGAGAGCGTGTCACTGAGGTTACCAGTAAGGGCGTGCAGACGCATAGCGGTAGATTCATACCGTCAGAACTGGTGGTGTGGGCTGCCGGCATCAAGGCGCCTGATTTTCTGCATGAGATAGACGGCCTGGAAACAAATCGCATTAACCAGCTGGTTGTAACACGCAATCTGCAAACCACATTGGATGAAAATATCTTCGCATTTGGTGATTGTGCAGCTTGCCCCTGGGTCGGGCATGACGGGGCAACGGTTCCGCCACGTGCTCAGGCTGCACATCAGCAGGCATCCATGCTGTTCAAAACCGTCAAGTGCAGGATTGCCGGTAGAAAAGACTTGCCTGAGTTCACATACAGGGATTATGGCTCACTGGTAAACCTGGGTGCCTATACCACGGTAGGCAACCTGATGGGTGCATTATCCGGCGGCAGCCTATTTATTGAAGGGATGATTGCGCGCACGATGTACCGTTCACTGTACAAGATGCACCTGATGGCATTGCATGGCTTCTGGACAACTGCGCTGCAGACTGTGGCACGTATCATTACGCGCCGGACTGAGTCACACGTCAAGCTGCACTAG